The Syntrophobacterales bacterium genome segment GTTCAGGCATTGAGGAGGGCGGCATCAAATGGGTCATGAACCCCTATGACGAATACGGGGTGGAAGAGGCCCTCCGTCTGAAGGAGAAAAACGGCGGCGAGGTTACCGTAATCTCCTTGGGACCGGCGCGGGTGATGGAAACGATCCGCACAGCCCTCGCGATGGGTGCGGACAAGGGGATTCATATCTCCGACCCGGCTTTTGACGGGGCTGATGCCTATACGACGGCCTCCGCGCTGGCCGCGGCGCTAAAGGATCTCAATCCGGACATCATCTTCTGCGGACAGCGGGCGATTGACGGCGACCAGGGGCAGGTGGGCGCGATTCTGGCGGATCTTCTTGATATTCCGCAGGTTTCGATTATTACAAAACTTGATTATGCCGACGGGGCCATCAAGGTCATCCGGCCGATTGAAGGGGCGCAGTTGCTGATCGAGGCAAAACTCCCCTGTCTTGTTACCGCCCAGAAGGGGCTCAACGAACCGCGCTACGCCTCGCTTCCCGGGATCATGAAGGCGAAAAAGAAGCCGGTTGACGTGAAAGATGCCGCCGCCCTGGGCGTAACGCCTGCGGCAAACGCGAAGGTTGTCAAATTTGTGCCTCCGCCGGCGCGCGCCGCGGGGAAGATAGTCTGCGGGGACGATCCGGCGGCGAAGGCAAAGGAACTGGCCCGACTGCTGCGGGAAGAGGCGAAGGTTATTTAATTTTCCTAATAAATGGAGGATGGAAATATGGCAAAAGGGGTATGGATTGTTGCAGAGCAGAGGGACG includes the following:
- a CDS encoding electron transfer flavoprotein subunit beta/FixA family protein, giving the protein MNIVACVKQVPDTEAQIRVKADGSGIEEGGIKWVMNPYDEYGVEEALRLKEKNGGEVTVISLGPARVMETIRTALAMGADKGIHISDPAFDGADAYTTASALAAALKDLNPDIIFCGQRAIDGDQGQVGAILADLLDIPQVSIITKLDYADGAIKVIRPIEGAQLLIEAKLPCLVTAQKGLNEPRYASLPGIMKAKKKPVDVKDAAALGVTPAANAKVVKFVPPPARAAGKIVCGDDPAAKAKELARLLREEAKVI